From Blastochloris viridis, one genomic window encodes:
- a CDS encoding MFS transporter: MTNTTVDATISRQAWLGLLTVLGPVLLVSMDGSVLYLAMPRISSAITPSADQALWILDIYGFVVGSLLITFGNIGDRFGRLRLIIAGAILFGIGSTGAAFATDPESLIAFRALMGLGGATLLPSGLAIVAALFPDPRERAQAIGIFAATFATGFAIGPMVGGFLLRSFQWWGVVFLINVPVVIAFIIAAPITLKEVRSSRYGRIDILSLFLSFAGILLFTYSVKRAAAYGVSSDQVLAGLAGVLALGWFIRRQGILQYPLMDLTLFRDRVFTVAISAGLLSLVVWSAAGYMTGLYLQLVLRYDVLTTALLTLPGAAVLTATCIFTPRIVERIGRRAGLIATYLLISVGVALLLFATAEQGVAVFIASTIIAGLGYGISFSLVAEVAVSAVPAERAGAASAIAETSNELGNALGISLLGSVAALVFRLLGPGVAGTLNETLDHPGISSQAIVQANEAFVTAMHAAMGIAAGVMLLVGVLAILWLPRKLPE; the protein is encoded by the coding sequence ATGACGAACACCACCGTTGACGCGACGATCAGCCGCCAAGCCTGGCTCGGGCTCCTGACCGTCCTCGGCCCTGTTCTGCTGGTGTCGATGGATGGCTCGGTTCTGTACCTTGCAATGCCGCGCATCAGCTCCGCGATCACACCGTCGGCTGATCAAGCCCTGTGGATTCTCGACATCTATGGCTTCGTGGTCGGCTCGCTGCTGATCACCTTCGGCAACATTGGCGACCGTTTCGGTCGCCTGAGGCTGATCATCGCTGGCGCCATTCTGTTCGGCATCGGATCAACCGGCGCAGCGTTCGCGACCGATCCGGAAAGCCTCATCGCGTTCCGGGCGCTGATGGGGCTCGGCGGTGCAACCCTGCTGCCCTCGGGCCTGGCAATCGTCGCGGCGCTGTTTCCCGATCCGCGGGAGCGCGCGCAGGCCATCGGCATCTTTGCCGCGACCTTCGCAACCGGGTTTGCCATCGGCCCGATGGTTGGCGGCTTCCTGTTGCGCTCGTTCCAGTGGTGGGGCGTCGTCTTCCTGATCAACGTGCCGGTCGTCATCGCCTTCATTATCGCCGCGCCCATTACGCTGAAGGAGGTTCGGTCGAGCCGCTATGGCCGGATCGACATCCTGAGCCTGTTTCTGTCGTTTGCCGGCATTCTGCTGTTCACCTACTCGGTGAAGCGCGCCGCGGCCTACGGGGTTTCGTCCGACCAGGTCCTTGCCGGCCTCGCGGGCGTCTTGGCCCTCGGGTGGTTCATTCGGCGCCAGGGCATCCTGCAGTATCCCCTCATGGACCTCACCTTGTTCCGCGACCGGGTGTTTACGGTGGCGATTTCGGCCGGGCTTCTCTCGCTCGTGGTGTGGTCTGCGGCGGGCTACATGACGGGCCTCTATCTTCAGTTGGTCCTGCGCTATGACGTCCTCACCACGGCACTCCTGACGCTTCCGGGCGCCGCCGTTCTCACCGCGACGTGCATCTTCACCCCCCGTATCGTCGAGCGCATCGGCAGACGCGCGGGCCTGATCGCCACCTACCTGCTGATCAGCGTGGGGGTGGCGCTGCTTCTGTTCGCCACCGCCGAGCAGGGCGTTGCGGTGTTCATTGCCTCGACCATCATCGCGGGGCTGGGATATGGCATTTCGTTCAGCCTGGTCGCGGAGGTCGCCGTGTCCGCCGTGCCGGCCGAGCGCGCGGGCGCGGCGAGCGCCATCGCCGAAACCAGCAACGAACTTGGCAACGCTCTCGGCATTTCGCTGCTCGGATCGGTGGCGGCCCTGGTGTTTCGTCTCCTTGGACCCGGTGTTGCGGGAACGCTGAACGAGACCCTTGATCACCCCGGCATCAGC